In the Magnolia sinica isolate HGM2019 chromosome 15, MsV1, whole genome shotgun sequence genome, one interval contains:
- the LOC131227108 gene encoding acyl carrier protein 1, mitochondrial — protein sequence MAWRGALLRHVRIPVVQTLDRTPLRWAQAWNRRLSSHGDDHLDKEEVIERVLSVVKSFPKVDPSKVTPDVHFQKDLGLDSLDNVEIVMALEEEFKLEIPDKEADKIDSCILAIEYIHAHPMAS from the exons atggcgTGGAGAGGTGCGTTGCTGAGGCACGTTCGCATCCCTGTCGTTCAAACCCTTGATCGGACCCCGCTGAGGTGGGCCCAGGCGTGGAATCGACGGCTGTCGTCACATGGAGACGATCATCTGGACAAGGAAGAAGTGATCGAGAGAGTACTATCCGTCGTCAAGAGCTTCCCAAAAGTCGATCCTTCCAAG GTGACTCCGGATGTCCATTTTCAGAAGGATCTGGGCCTGGATAGCTTGGACAATGTCGAGATAGTAATGGCTCTTGAGGAGGAGTTCAAGCTGGAGATTCCGGACAAAGAGGCTGATAAGATCGATTCCTGTATTCTCGCGATCGAGTACATACATGCCCATCCGATGGCTAGTTAG